One genomic segment of Rhodothermales bacterium includes these proteins:
- a CDS encoding DUF2781 domain-containing protein, with amino-acid sequence MNSRADRTGPDARQTLYLVERKIDFLILGFFWFNLVFITYTFDLEQLLIQDTSDFEYPFWPPAMIIDLAHWWGRNFDPLLMARPMWWVMTIWIDALFFGPFYVIGIYAFSKGKEWIRIPAVVYASVMITNVTIILGEEFFGAYPAPYPFIVVAANAAWIIFPLIIIARMTAKHPFTRAARSNSD; translated from the coding sequence TTGAACTCCCGAGCTGATCGCACAGGTCCGGACGCGAGACAAACCCTTTACCTTGTCGAACGCAAGATCGACTTCCTGATCCTGGGGTTTTTCTGGTTCAACCTCGTGTTCATCACATACACGTTCGATCTTGAGCAGTTGCTGATCCAGGACACGAGTGATTTCGAGTATCCATTCTGGCCGCCTGCTATGATCATCGACCTCGCCCACTGGTGGGGAAGGAATTTTGACCCACTGTTGATGGCGCGACCGATGTGGTGGGTGATGACGATCTGGATTGATGCGCTGTTCTTCGGGCCTTTCTACGTGATCGGGATTTACGCTTTTTCGAAAGGAAAGGAGTGGATTCGTATTCCGGCAGTCGTCTACGCCTCCGTCATGATCACGAACGTCACCATTATCCTTGGTGAGGAGTTCTTTGGAGCGTACCCCGCGCCGTATCCGTTCATCGTCGTAGCCGCAAATGCCGCATGGATCATCTTTCCTCTCATCATCATTGCGCGGATGACCGCAAAACATCCTTTTACCCGAGCTGCGCGGAGCAACAGTGACTGA